The proteins below come from a single Benincasa hispida cultivar B227 chromosome 4, ASM972705v1, whole genome shotgun sequence genomic window:
- the LOC120075104 gene encoding putative pectinesterase 11, with the protein MSCRSFLVAISVLAAVLLAEVTAAAAAAKTAILITVDQSGKGNFTKIQEAIDAVPENNREEVFIAVKAGIYREKLVVPANKPYITISGRTAADTIISWNDSKNTYNSATLAVLASDFVGRYLTIQNEFGPGAQAVALRVSGDRVSFTACRFLGHQDTLLDDIGRHYYKSCYIQGATDFICGNAASLFENCHLRSVSDAVGTITAQRRESPSENTGFVFMGCKITGINSAVLGRPWGAFSRVVFGFTYMSDLILPEGWDDWQDPSKQSTVFYGQYRCYGKGANPSRRVPWSFTNMTTEEAAPFFTKSFIGAADWLRPLPTHFKRAFSSKP; encoded by the exons atgtcttgTCGGAGCTTTTTAGTTGCGATTAGTGTTCTTGCGGCGGTTCTCCTCGCGGAGGTtacggcggcggcggcggcggcaaAGACGGCGATTTTGATAACTGTGGATCAATCCGGGAAGGGGAATTTTACGAAGATTCAAGAGGCGATTGATGCAGTGCCGGAAAATAACAGGGAGGAGGTGTTTATTGCGGTGAAGGCGGGGATTTACAGAGAGAAATTGGTGGTTCCGGCGAATAAACCGTACATTACAATCAGTGGAAGAACGGCGGCGGATACGATCATCAGTTGGAATGATAGCAAAAATACTTATAATTCTGCAACTCTTGCAGTTTTGGCCTCTGATTTCGTTGGAAGATACCTCACAATTCAG aatgagtTCGGGCCAGGTGCACAAGCAGTGGCATTACGGGTATCAGGAGATAGAGTATCATTCACCGCATGCAGATTTCTAGGCCATCAAGACACTCTTCTAGACGACATTGGCCGCCATTACTACAAAAGTTGTTACATTCAAGGAGCCACCGATTTCATTTGTGGGAATGCGGCTTCACTTTTCGAG aaTTGCCATCTGCGGTCAGTTTCGGACGCCGTCGGGACCATCACAGCCCAACGAAGAGAATCACCGTCAGAGAATACGGGGTTCGTATTCATGGGATGTAAAATCACTGGAATCAACTCCGCAGTTTTAGGAAGGCCATGGGGAGCATTCTCAAGGGTCGTCTTTGGTTTCACTTACATGTCTGACCTTATTCTCCCTGAGGGTTGGGACGACTGGCAAGACCCATCCAAACAAAG CACGGTGTTCTATGGGCAATACAGATGTTATGGAAAAGGAGCCAATCCATCCAGAAGGGTACCATGGTCATTTACTAACATGACTACCGAAGAAGCTGCACCATTTTTCACTAAATCCTTCATTGGCGCTGCTGATTGGCTCAGGCCATTGCCAACCCATTTCAAGAGAGCCTTCTCTTCCAAACCCTAA